The Acidimicrobiales bacterium genome segment GACCGCTGCCCCACCCTGTCGGCCCGGGCGGTCCGTCGTGCCGTCGAGCGGGAGCTCGGCTCCCTCGACGCCCACTTCGCCTCGTTCGACTTCGCGCCCCTCGCGGCGGCGAGCATCGCCCAGGTCCACACTGCCACCCTCCACGACGGCACCTCGGTCGTGGTCAAGGTGCAGCGACCCGGCATCGCCCGTGAGGTCGAGGCCCACATCCGGTCGATGCCGCCCATCGCCCGCCTCCTCGAGCGCCGATTGGCGAACCTGCCGGTGGCAAACCCCACCGCGGTGGTGACCCTCTTCGCCCGGACCATCCTGGAGGAGCTCGACTTCCGGCTCGAGGCCGAGAACATGGTCGATGTCGCCCTCGACCTTGAGGCCGCCGGCGTGGCCGACGTGGTGGTGCCCCGGCCCATCCCCGGTCTGGTGACCGCCAGGGTGCTGGTGATGGAGCGCCTCGACGGCCTCCGCTTCGATGACCTCGACGAGATGCGCAGCGCCGGCATCGACACCACCGCCCTGCTCCTCTCGGGCATCCGGTCGCTGGTGGAGGGGGCGACGGTGTTCGGCCGCTTCCACGGCGACCTCCACGCCGGCAACATCCTGGCCCTGCCCGACGGCCGCTTCGGGCTGGTCGACTTCGGCATCTGCGCCCGCCTCGACGCCGACGAGCGCGCCGGCCTCCAGCGGCTGCTGATCGGCATCGCCACCCGAGACGTGCGCGCCCAGGTCCACGGCCTCGACGTCCTCGGCGCCCTGAGCGAGGGCACCGACCCGCGGTCGCTCATCGCCAAGCTGATCGTCAGCCAGCGCCGGGAGGCCGACTCGCTGTCGGTCGACGACCTCCGCGACGGGGCACCGAGGGTGATGAAGGTGTTCGTCGACCACCGCCTCGACCTCCCCGTCGCCCTGGTCCTGTTCTTCAAAGACGTCCTCTACCTCAACGGCTCCACCCGCCTCCTCGCCCCCGATCTCGACCTCCTGGCCGCCTTCGCCGGCCTCCACGACCACTTCGACGACAAGTACGGCGCCGGGCGGGTCGTCCTTGGGGCCGACCCGTACGGGCCACCGATCACCGGGGCCGAGCTGGCTGTGGCCTCCGGCGAGGACACGCCCCCCACCGAGGCGGCAGACCCGCCTTCCCCTCCGACGGTGGGGAGCGTGGGGCGGAGGTTC includes the following:
- a CDS encoding AarF/UbiB family protein, with the protein product MSADRPLVLTDAAVPGGPPDAAVIRDRQAGRVPGGSVFLAGHRGLAEEAARWRDQLAPVRAAIPGRVEELTGPGRPLARAQRLVAVLIALAAEALIFCIVDWPRSWFGSRTPAQGAAHRLRRAFEHLGPSYIKLGQLISSGRGLFPDVLVDEFAVCRDRCPTLSARAVRRAVERELGSLDAHFASFDFAPLAAASIAQVHTATLHDGTSVVVKVQRPGIAREVEAHIRSMPPIARLLERRLANLPVANPTAVVTLFARTILEELDFRLEAENMVDVALDLEAAGVADVVVPRPIPGLVTARVLVMERLDGLRFDDLDEMRSAGIDTTALLLSGIRSLVEGATVFGRFHGDLHAGNILALPDGRFGLVDFGICARLDADERAGLQRLLIGIATRDVRAQVHGLDVLGALSEGTDPRSLIAKLIVSQRREADSLSVDDLRDGAPRVMKVFVDHRLDLPVALVLFFKDVLYLNGSTRLLAPDLDLLAAFAGLHDHFDDKYGAGRVVLGADPYGPPITGAELAVASGEDTPPTEAADPPSPPTVGSVGRRFGRRFLVDALVPVALFISVNSVAGLAWAMAAATTWAAGLVLLRRRAGRSTGPLVWFALGYVALRGTAGILTGSDAVYFAPGIANIFLIAGVFAASVALGRPIIGMMAPLFYPFPDEVRRHPAYRRIFGRLTVVWASFLVFTGLLQIVLLVTTTTNTYLLVRSMVAWPLAIALFVYSLRYPRRAFAREPELAAGVARTS